A window from Polyangium spumosum encodes these proteins:
- a CDS encoding alpha-amylase family glycosyl hydrolase has protein sequence MRGAELPPWWARTTVYQIYPRSFLDTNGDGIGDLPGIVRKLDWLRDLGVETLWICPFYRSPQQDLGYDISDYDDVAPEYGTMDDVRRLVDEAHARGLRVVADMVLNHTSIEHPWFQESRSSRTNPKRNWYLWRPGKKPGGKAPPNNWRSLVGPRGWHWDPRTEEWYWASFLPFQPDLDYRNPEVQEAMLGVVRRWLAFGFDGLRLDIFHALFKDERFEDNPFSTRILPSEDDPDGFFQSYRRTLHHPETITFARTLRRVADEFQDPPRFLVGEVFGQPGALRRYSEGGDGLHSVFLFKAMRAPFTAAGFRELVSEFEREMRAPLVPTWVFGNHDRSRRGERLGHHPEREKLCAAVQLTARGIPFVYYGEEIGMRDLELPLATARDPLARMYRFLPDFVARRLHAAGVLLNRDACRTPMQWSSAPNAGFSPPGAVPWLPVHPAAELVNVEAEERDPASILHCYRRLLRLRKTRPALQAGALELYPERALPPEVLAYRRTFGDDVVDVLLHFDDATRRVRIPGNCSAALASTYPAPLPIRDGHAVLRPYEALVLGP, from the coding sequence ATGCGAGGCGCCGAGCTTCCGCCCTGGTGGGCGCGGACGACCGTTTATCAGATCTATCCCCGCTCGTTCCTCGATACGAACGGCGACGGGATCGGGGATCTGCCGGGCATCGTCCGGAAGCTCGACTGGCTGCGGGACCTCGGGGTCGAGACGCTCTGGATCTGCCCGTTTTATCGGAGCCCCCAGCAGGACCTCGGCTACGACATCTCCGATTACGACGACGTCGCGCCCGAGTACGGCACGATGGACGACGTCCGGCGCCTCGTCGACGAGGCGCACGCGCGGGGCCTTCGTGTCGTCGCGGACATGGTCCTGAACCATACCTCGATCGAGCACCCGTGGTTTCAGGAGTCCCGCTCCAGCCGGACGAACCCCAAGCGAAATTGGTACCTCTGGCGGCCCGGCAAGAAGCCCGGCGGCAAGGCGCCCCCGAACAACTGGCGCTCCCTCGTCGGGCCACGCGGCTGGCATTGGGACCCGCGGACCGAGGAGTGGTACTGGGCGAGCTTCTTGCCCTTCCAGCCCGACCTCGATTACCGCAACCCCGAGGTCCAGGAGGCCATGCTCGGCGTCGTCCGGCGGTGGCTCGCGTTTGGCTTCGACGGCCTGCGGCTCGACATCTTCCACGCGCTCTTCAAGGACGAGCGCTTCGAGGACAACCCCTTCTCGACGCGTATCCTGCCGAGCGAGGACGACCCGGACGGGTTCTTCCAGTCGTACCGGCGCACGCTCCACCACCCGGAGACGATCACCTTCGCCCGCACGCTCCGGCGCGTCGCCGACGAGTTCCAGGATCCGCCGCGCTTTTTGGTCGGTGAGGTCTTCGGGCAACCGGGCGCGCTCCGTCGTTATTCGGAAGGCGGGGACGGGCTGCATAGCGTCTTTCTGTTCAAGGCCATGCGCGCGCCGTTCACGGCGGCCGGGTTTCGTGAGCTCGTGAGCGAGTTCGAACGCGAGATGCGCGCGCCGCTCGTGCCCACGTGGGTCTTCGGCAACCACGATCGATCCCGGCGCGGCGAGCGGCTCGGCCACCACCCCGAGCGCGAGAAGTTATGCGCCGCCGTGCAGCTCACGGCGCGTGGCATCCCGTTCGTCTATTATGGCGAGGAGATCGGCATGCGGGACCTCGAGCTGCCGCTCGCCACCGCCAGGGATCCGCTCGCGCGGATGTACCGGTTCCTCCCCGATTTCGTGGCGCGCAGGCTCCACGCGGCCGGCGTCCTCTTGAACCGCGACGCCTGCCGCACGCCGATGCAATGGTCCTCCGCGCCAAACGCGGGCTTCTCGCCGCCCGGCGCCGTGCCCTGGCTGCCGGTCCACCCCGCGGCGGAGCTCGTCAATGTCGAGGCCGAGGAGCGGGACCCCGCCTCGATCTTGCATTGTTATCGCCGCCTGCTCCGGCTCCGCAAGACGCGACCCGCGCTCCAGGCCGGCGCGCTCGAGCTCTACCCCGAGCGCGCCCTCCCGCCCGAGGTCCTCGCGTATCGCCGGACGTTCGGCGACGACGTCGTGGACGTGCTCTTGCATTTCGACGACGCGACGAGGCGCGTGCGGATCCCGGGGAATTGCAGCGCCGCGCTGGCCTCGACGTACCCCGCGCCGCTCCCGATTCGTGACGGGCACGCCGTGCTGCGGCCGTACGAGGCGCTCGTGCTCGGGCCGTGA
- a CDS encoding expansin EXLX1 family cellulose-binding protein, with translation MSYRDVGYAAALALVLLGCGSGNGGGGGGDGGSGNGGGNGGAGAGSTGSGFGACDDAPTFEGEGTYYAANGSGACSFDVSSSSPLLVGAMNAQDWATSGVCGACAQVKGPDGEVTVRIVDLCPECVHGDIDLSPDAFARLAPLEKGRIPISWQFVPCDVDGSIVYHFKEGSNQWWTAVQIRNHRNAIAKFEWRSDDGAWHEVPRVDYNYFVEEQGMGPGPYTVRVTDVYGSVLEDSGVPFVEAGDSPGKGQFPACGM, from the coding sequence ATGTCTTATCGAGACGTCGGGTATGCGGCGGCGCTGGCGCTCGTCCTCCTCGGGTGCGGGAGCGGAAACGGCGGCGGCGGGGGCGGTGACGGCGGGAGCGGAAACGGCGGCGGCAACGGCGGCGCGGGCGCGGGCAGCACCGGGTCCGGGTTCGGGGCTTGTGACGATGCGCCGACCTTCGAGGGTGAGGGGACGTATTACGCCGCGAACGGGTCCGGCGCGTGTAGCTTCGACGTCTCGTCGAGTTCGCCGCTGCTCGTCGGGGCCATGAACGCCCAGGATTGGGCGACGTCCGGCGTCTGCGGCGCCTGCGCCCAGGTGAAAGGGCCGGACGGCGAGGTGACGGTGCGTATCGTCGATCTCTGCCCCGAATGCGTGCACGGCGACATCGATCTCTCGCCCGACGCCTTCGCCCGGCTCGCGCCGCTCGAGAAGGGCCGCATCCCGATCTCCTGGCAGTTCGTCCCTTGCGACGTCGACGGCTCGATCGTCTACCATTTCAAGGAGGGCTCGAACCAGTGGTGGACGGCGGTGCAGATCCGCAACCACCGCAATGCGATCGCCAAGTTCGAGTGGAGGTCGGACGACGGCGCCTGGCACGAGGTCCCGAGGGTCGATTACAACTATTTCGTCGAGGAGCAGGGCATGGGCCCGGGGCCGTACACGGTCCGCGTGACCGACGTGTACGGCAGCGTGCTCGAGGACAGCGGCGTCCCCTTCGTCGAGGCCGGCGATTCGCCCGGGAAGGGGCAGTTCCCCGCCTGCGGGATGTGA